From one Planococcus citri chromosome 3, ihPlaCitr1.1, whole genome shotgun sequence genomic stretch:
- the LOC135839286 gene encoding pyruvate dehydrogenase protein X component-like encodes MSTVIRSRCVNIAKKFLAIESLSNVSYSAERASFRFQLHTSAFLNVKGMDIKMPSLSPTMTMGTIVKWHKKEGDPIAPGDVLCDIQTDKAVMSFETEEEGILAKVLIPEGTSDVQVGALIGLIVNEGEDWKSVELPSDSESSIASEASSESTNTATDEELGIQRVLMPSLSPTMSEGTIVKWCKQEGDPVAPGDVLCEIQTDKAVMSFETEEEGILAKILVKEGTAGVQVNSMIAVLVPEGADWKNVKVPSSSARPAASAEKVAEKSPKEPASAPSRDHLSYGPAVRILLELYQIDGSKVTATGRNKKILKSDVLNYVTANKLQPKPPTPVPLPKKSSASTAVDEVTFTRKTFEKYTDIELSSMRKTIANRLTISKTTIPHAYATVTAEVDDLLSLRKQMKSAGVNVSVNDFVIKAVALALKQCPHVNKLYIKDEVVDNSAIDISVAVATDSGLITPIVKQADQKSVDEISAEIKELAKKARLGKLQLHEFQGGSFTISNLGMFGISEFSAIINPPQCAILAVGGGRQFVDINKNAKTKMTSTLSFDSRAISESAAADFLETVQWLLQNPVNIVIGASKKAAARSA; translated from the exons ATGTCTACTGTAATAAGATCGCGATGTGTCAATATAGCTAAAAAATTTCTTGCCATTGAATCGTTGAGTAATGTTTCTTATTCGGCAGAAAGAGCTTCATTTCGTTTTCAGTTACACACATCGGCCTTTCTAAATG tCAAAGGAATGGATATCAAAATGCCTTCCTTATCACCAACTATGACTATGGGTACAATTGTAAAATGGCACAAAAAAGAAGGTGATCCCATTGCTCCAGGAGATGTTCTGTGTGATATACAAACTGACAAAGCCGTAATGTCATTCGAAACTGAAGAAGAAGGCATTTTAGCTAAAGTGCTG ATTCCCGAGGGTACTTCGGACGTTCAAGTGGGCGCTTTAATAGGATTGATCGTAAACGAGGGTGAAGATTGGAAAAGCGTGGAGTTACCCAGTGATTCGGAATCGAGTATTGCTAGTGAAGCCTCGTCTGAATCGACCAACACTGCTACTGATGAAGAACTTG gAATTCAACGTGTTTTAATGCCATCTCTTTCTCCTACCATGAGCGAAGGAACTATTGTGAAATGGTGCAAACAAGAAGGTGATCCTGTGGCACCAGGTGATGTACTTTGTGAAATACAAACCGACAAAGCTGTCATGTCATTCGAAACAGAAGAAGAAGGAATCTTAGCCAAAATATTA GTCAAAGAAGGTACAGCCGGTGTTCAAGTGAATTCTATGATTGCTGTATTAGTTCCGGAAGGAGCAgattggaaaaatgtgaaagtaccTTCTTCTAGCGCTCGTCCAGCTGCGTCTGCTGAGAAAGTAGCCGAAAAATCTCCTAAAGAACCCGCTTCAGCGCCTTCTCGCGATCATTT aTCTTACGGACCAGCTGTTAGAATACTTTTGGAATTATATCAAATCGACGGTTCCAAAGTGACAGCTACTGGtagaaataagaaaatattaaaatcagaTGTCTTAAATTATGTTACCGCCAATAAGTTGCAACCAAAACCTCCAACTCCTG TTCCATTGCCGAAAAAAAGTTCCGCATCAACTGCGGTGGATGAAGTTACCTTCACGAGAAAAACGTTCGAAAAATATACAGATATCGAATTATCATCAATGAGAAAAACTATTGCTAATAGATTAACGATATCCAAG ACAACCATTCCTCATGCGTACGCTACAGTTACCGCTGAAGTTGATGACCTATTGTCGTTGAGAAAACAGATGAAATCTGCCGGTGTAAATGTTTCCGTTAATGATTTTGTAATTAAAGCAGTCGCTTTAGCATTAAAGCAATGCCCGCATGTTAATAAGTTGTATATCAAAGATGAG GTTGTCGATAATTCCGCTATAGATATATCGGTAGCAGTTGCAACCGACTCCGGTTTAATTACACCCATTGTAAAGCAAGCTGATCAAAAAAGTGTAGATGAAATTTCGGCCGAAATAAAAGAATTAGCGAAAAAAGCTCGTCTCGGTAAATTGCAATTACACGAATTCCAAGGGGGAAGTTTCAC AATCTCGAATTTGGGTATGTTCGGGATTTCGGAATTCAGTGCTATAATAAATCCTCCTCAGTGTGCCATTTTAGCCGTCGGCGGAGGACGTCAGTTTGTTG ATATCAATAAAAATGCCAAAACCAAAATGACTTCTACTTTATCATTCGACTCCCGCGCTATTAGTGAATCAGCAGC